One part of the Streptomyces lienomycini genome encodes these proteins:
- a CDS encoding aldo/keto reductase family oxidoreductase, whose protein sequence is MNTTPASLPGGTWTLGDMTVARFGYGAMQLAGPGVMGPPADHDGALAVLREAAALGINHIDTAGAYGPRVTNRLIREALHPRPGTLRIVTKVGAVRDEQGGWPPARRPDDLRRAVHENLEDLGLDVLDVVNLRLGDAQGPRPESLAEPFETLVELQRQGLIRHLGVSNVLPEQVAEAQSIAPIVCVQNMYNLAHRQDDELIDDLAAEGVAYVPFFPLGGFTPLQSTALSAVASRLEASPMAVALSWLLRRSPNILLIPGTSSVAHLRENVAGAGLPLSERDLAELDGIGR, encoded by the coding sequence ATGAACACAACTCCCGCGTCACTGCCCGGCGGAACCTGGACCCTGGGCGACATGACCGTCGCCCGTTTCGGCTACGGCGCCATGCAACTCGCCGGTCCCGGGGTCATGGGCCCGCCCGCCGACCACGACGGCGCGCTCGCCGTCCTGCGCGAGGCCGCCGCTCTCGGCATCAACCACATCGACACCGCCGGCGCGTACGGGCCGCGGGTCACCAACCGGCTGATCCGCGAGGCGCTGCACCCCCGTCCCGGAACGCTGCGCATCGTGACCAAGGTCGGCGCGGTCCGTGACGAGCAGGGCGGGTGGCCCCCCGCCCGGCGCCCCGACGACCTGCGCCGTGCCGTCCACGAGAACCTCGAGGACCTCGGCCTCGACGTGCTCGACGTGGTCAACCTCCGGCTCGGCGACGCTCAGGGACCCCGGCCCGAGTCTCTCGCCGAGCCTTTCGAGACCCTCGTCGAGCTCCAGCGCCAGGGCCTGATCCGGCACCTCGGGGTGAGCAACGTGCTGCCGGAACAGGTGGCGGAGGCGCAGTCGATCGCGCCGATCGTGTGCGTGCAGAACATGTACAACCTCGCGCACCGCCAGGACGACGAACTGATCGACGACCTGGCCGCCGAGGGAGTCGCCTACGTCCCCTTCTTCCCGCTCGGCGGGTTCACTCCGCTCCAGTCCACCGCGCTCTCGGCCGTGGCCTCCCGGCTGGAAGCGAGCCCGATGGCGGTCGCCCTGTCCTGGCTGCTGCGGCGCTCGCCGAACATCCTCCTGATCCCCGGCACCTCGTCGGTGGCCCACCTGCGCGAGAACGTCGCAGGCGCGGGACTTCCGCTCTCCGAGAGGGACCTCGCGGAACTGGACGGGATCGGCCGGTAG